Proteins from a single region of Mumia flava:
- a CDS encoding GNAT family N-acetyltransferase, with protein MTVAPLRVEIEPGIVLRPLALDDAAALAATYARERPFFAPYEPERPADWATEPAQAERIGLVLAEAEAGRSVPSVIAAGAEVIGMVNLNNVVRGALQGADLGYWLAQSWNGRGLITRSVESVCAYATALGLHRIAAGTLVDNHRSVAVLQRVGFQEIGLAPAYLRIAGRWQDHRLFQRILHD; from the coding sequence ATGACCGTGGCGCCGCTGCGCGTCGAGATCGAGCCGGGCATCGTGCTGCGCCCGCTCGCGCTCGACGACGCAGCCGCCCTCGCCGCGACCTACGCGCGGGAGCGGCCGTTCTTCGCACCGTACGAGCCGGAGCGCCCCGCGGACTGGGCCACCGAGCCTGCGCAGGCCGAGCGGATCGGCCTGGTCCTCGCCGAGGCCGAGGCCGGGCGCAGCGTGCCGAGCGTGATCGCTGCCGGGGCCGAGGTCATCGGCATGGTGAACCTCAACAACGTCGTCCGCGGTGCGCTGCAGGGCGCCGACCTGGGCTACTGGCTCGCGCAGAGCTGGAACGGCCGGGGCCTGATCACGCGGTCGGTCGAGTCGGTCTGCGCGTACGCGACCGCGCTCGGACTCCACCGGATCGCGGCCGGCACCCTGGTCGACAACCACCGGTCGGTCGCGGTCCTGCAGCGGGTGGGATTCCAGGAGATCGGGCTCGCCCCCGCGTACCTCAGGATCGCCGGGCGCTGGCAGGACCACCGGCTGTTCCAGCGGATCCTGCACGACTGA